The nucleotide window aaacaatgttctgactaaaaaaataaattaaaaaatacgAATTATAGGACAAGCAAACAGGGACTACACTATCGTTTATTAGGTGGTAGAGATAACTCTCCATTACTGTACTAGCTAGTACACCATCTCATATATTGAAGAATAAAGCTATATATCTGTTTGCAAATTTGGAAGTATTCCTTTGTTCTCTCTGATACAAATAACATGCATGGCTACAGCTACAGGCTAGTACGAGATAAATTTTACTACTCTTGCATATATGCTATTCCGAGAAATAATACAACCAGAAATCCAGAATAATAAATAAGCGCTTAGTGTAGACGCTTAGGCGCTTAGCTGCTAGTGAACAGTCGAACACCCTTTGACCTTTGTGCCGTGTCAGTGGGGCGGCGCCCGGCCCGGCGATTTGCTGCTGCTCGGTGCATATCATGCCGCGCTCCCCGGAACAAAAATCAATTCGCAAGATATCCATAAAACGAACTAGCTAGTCCGATCGATATTATGCATCCATTGTGCCTGCCTTCCCTGCGAAAAGGATACGCTGCCATTAATATTTTCTCGAAGCCAAAAGATAAGACACCTCCACGTGCCAAGCGTGTCCGTCGCAGGAACAAAAGCATCTATGCTATGCCTGCCGTGGTCCTCTTTTACCCTCGTCCACTCCAAGCCGGAACGGACGGCGCAGGATCGCAGAATCCGGGACCCGGCGCGACTCCGTGAGCCGTCGGATCACGTGTCCGGCCGGGGACGCCGCGCGCTGCCTTGACAACCAAGTCACTCTCCGTCACACACTCTGACACACGTGGATCCAAAGGGGCAGTAAGCTGATTTCTTCATTAGAGCATGATTATTTGGTCTCAAATCATCGTTAATCTCTAGCTCTAACCTTAAATCTTTATTATTTAGGCCCTGTTtccatcgtgcatccgccactccGCACATAGAGGGAGACCCTGCAACGCAGTCGTGAGTAGCTGGGGCCCGCGCCCGCCAGGTTGCCGCCGCCGACTCGAACACGCGCGACTGCGCCCAGTCCGGTCTCCGCCCgccccgcgcgcgcgcgccgcaccACCCACTCCCCCCACCCCACCAGGCCACCACACACAGCACACCACCTACGCTACGCTAGCTGCCCCCCCTCCCGTTCCTTCCCCCGCAGGCCGCGCGCAGCTATATATTCGGGCACCGAGCCGAGCCCACCCACGCCTCCATCACGCCACGCTCTCAGTCACACACACCCACCACTCTACTACTTGTCCACCTCTCCAGCTCTCTCTCCGTCTCGCCGTCTGCGCTCCTGCCTCCGGGTCAACTCTGCCATCCACGggagatcgatcgatcgatcggccTCGCCGCCATGGCGCTCGACGCGGCCCTCGACGTGTCCAGCAGCAAGCCGCCGGTGCCGCCGCCGAGGATCGACTCGTGGGCGCGCGGCGGGAGGCGGTCCAAGCGCCGCGCCGGGAGCCCCGCCAGCGACGGCGGTAGCGGAGCCGGAGGAGGAGCCTACCACGACCAGTCCGAGCAGGAGTACCTCGCGCTCTGCCTCCTGATGCTGTCCCGCGGCCTCCGCggcgacgccgccgccgagggTGGGGGCGCGGCGCCTACGGTGGCGAATAAGGCCGCCCAGCACCATCAGCACGGGTACGAGTGCTCCGTGTGCGGCAAGGTGTACGCGTCGTACCAGGCGCTCGGCGGACACAAGACGAGCCACCGGAAGCCGCCCACGCCGCCTACCCCGCCGGCGTCAGCGCTGGCGCCAGGCGACGAGGCGTCGTCCGGTTCCGGCGGCAGCGCGCAcgcggaggagaaggagaaggtgcaCCAGTGCTCGCTCTGCCTCCGCACGTTCCCGTCGGGGCAGGCGCTGGGCGGGCACAAGCGGCTGCActacgagggcggcggcggcgacggggccGCCAAGGACAAGGACAAGGACGTGGCCACCAAGACCAACAAGGCCAGCGCAGCCGCGGCTGCGACGACGGCCGTGCTGCGGGACTTCGACCTCAACCTGCCGGCCGAGGGCGCACCACCGGAGGCCAAGCGGGCACGGACGATGCTGCTGGTGGTctgatccatccatccatcgttccaacggcggcgccggcggcgggtaGTTGGCGCTTGCTCGATCGATGTGATAAGCACAAGCACGGCTGCGTCGGTTCGTTCGGTGGTACAGTCTACTATACTACACCTTTTCTttcagttcagacttcagaggGAGCTGATTTTCGTGGCTCCGGTCCTTTATTACCCATTCACCTGTCCATATTTTGCGACGCAGAACCGCCGGATTAAGAACCGGACGGCTGCGATCGATATATAGCACTTAATTACCTGTAAATCCTGGTGGTAAAGTCCACATATACATGCAAGGAAACTTCTGCTTGCCTTTTTCAATTTCAGTGTGAAAGTGAATGAAGAAACGCTGATTGTGGTAGCGTAGTCGTCGACACTGATACAGTCATACAGCTAGATCAGAGCTGCGATTTATATATAAGTATATATAAATGTACAGAGATATCCTTGGTACGGTGTGCCAATAAATGGATTAAGTCGATTGTGTGAGATCTTAGTCTTAGCTGCCACTATTCCATTAGCGGCCAGTGCCGTCCACCACACCGCGAAGCTGCAAGGTGCAAGCTACTCGTATCGTACTACATGTGTGCGCTAAAGAAATCGTGCAGGCTGCTCATGTGGATAGCGACATGGACGACGCAGCTTTGACCCTGCTTGGCTTTGGAGAGAGGCTAGGTGCTCCCCTCGCCGTCAGACGTGCAGCGCCACGCTTGCTCGGTCAGCGGgtctctcctcctcctctacggAGTACACCTTACACCTAGCCGACAACAAACAACGCCGCCGTGTTAATCTCGGTTCAGAAAGATATAGGCTCAAGTAACCTGGCTCATGCATGCGCTTCTAGGCTCTAACAATGTTTGGACAATACGTTGGGTGGACGGCGGCAGCGTTTTGCGAGACACATGTTGGCTTTTTGTGAAAGCTACTGCGGTCCTCAACTGCCCATGTATAAGACTAGTGTGTGTTTAGATcctgaaatgaaattttttttGATGTCACATAAGATGTTTCGGAGATATtagaaggggttttcggatactaataaaaaactaattacatagctcgcctgataactgcgagacgaatttattaagcctaactaatccatcattagcgcatgttggttactgtagcacttatgactaatcatggcctaattaggcttaaaatattcgtctcgcgatttccaaccaaactgtgcaattaattttttttttgtctatatttaatactccatatatgtgccgcaagatttagGGTGAAATTTTTTAGGGCGGGGCCAGCTCCAGTCGTTCCTGATTTGAGTCGTGATAGATCGATGATTCCATCTGGCCAGCTCCTTGTTGCACGCACCTGGAAGCTTCTAGCAAGCGCCTGTCCATCGTGGCACGACGGAGACTGAATTCCATGCACACATGCTCTGACCAAGCGTCCGTGGGCATGCAGTGGCTAACCGATCTCTGCAAACAGCCGTGCAAACTGACTGAGCTGCGCCGCTGCGGTTTTGGTGGCTATGCATGTACATCTTCAGTGCTCTGCACACGGTGTTTGGCGATAATTCTGGGTAAGTGAAGCTAGGAAAGCGTAGGATCGACATCGACCAAGTAAAGCGTCGCATTGGTCATTGTCTAGTGAAATAAATTTTGGGGCCCAAATTTAGGTGCTGCTGTTGGAGTAGAATCAGAAAAGTGAGCCAACT belongs to Miscanthus floridulus cultivar M001 chromosome 4, ASM1932011v1, whole genome shotgun sequence and includes:
- the LOC136552634 gene encoding zinc finger protein 1-like, with amino-acid sequence MALDAALDVSSSKPPVPPPRIDSWARGGRRSKRRAGSPASDGGSGAGGGAYHDQSEQEYLALCLLMLSRGLRGDAAAEGGGAAPTVANKAAQHHQHGYECSVCGKVYASYQALGGHKTSHRKPPTPPTPPASALAPGDEASSGSGGSAHAEEKEKVHQCSLCLRTFPSGQALGGHKRLHYEGGGGDGAAKDKDKDVATKTNKASAAAAATTAVLRDFDLNLPAEGAPPEAKRARTMLLVV